The stretch of DNA GGGCACAGCAAAGCTGAAGAAAGATAAGTCAGTAGAGGTTGAACAAAAAGACGGAAAAAAGAAAGATTATAAGGCTAAAAATATCATTATCGCAACAGGAGCCAGAAGCAGAGAGTTGCCATCTATCAAACAGGACGGAGAAAAAGTAATCGGATACAGAAAGGCAATGGTTTTGGAAAAACAACCCAAGTCGATGGTTATAGTTGGGGCAGGTGCGATTGGAGTTGAGTTTGCTTATTTCTATAATTCAATTGGTACAGAAGTTACTTTAGTTGAATACATGCCAAATATTGTACCGGCTGAGGATACCGATATTTCTAAGGAACTGACCAGAATATTTAAAAAGAAGGGTATCAAAATTATGACGGAAACATCTGTTGAATCCATTGATACTTCCGGTAAAAATTGTAAAGTAAAAATCAAAGGTCCGAAAAAGGAAGAAACCATAGAGGCTGAAATAGTACTATCAGCAGCCGGTGTTTCACCTAATGTAGAAGGTATAGGTCTGGAAGAGCTAAACATTAAGCAAGAGAAAAGTGGACATATAGTTGTTGATGAATTTTATAAAACTAGTGTTGATGGTATTTATGCCATTGGGGATGTTATTCCCGGTCCGGCTTTAGCTCATGTTGCTTCAGCAGAAGGTATTTTGTGTGTTGAAAAAATTGCCGGTCAAAATCCGGAGCCGATAAAATATGAAAATGTCCCGGCATGTACTTATTGCCATCCGGAAATTGCATCTGTAGGTTTAACCGAAGCACAAGCTAAAGAAAAGGGTTATGAACTTAAGATAGGAAGATTTCCTTTTTCAGCTTCCGGAAAAGCATCCGCAGCCGGACATACGGAAGGTTTTATTAAGCTCATTTTTGATGCTAAATATGGAGAATGGCTGGGCGCTCATTTTATAGGAGCTAATGTGACTGAAATGATTGCAGAAGCCGTTGTAGCTAAAAACCTGGAAACTACAGGCCATGAAATAATAAAATCAATACATCCGCATCCAACTATGTCGGAAGCGATAATGGAAGCAGCAGCTGCTGCTTATGATGAAGTTATTCATTTGTAGAGACCAAATAAATAGATGATAAAAAAAAGCCGCTAATTTAGCGGCTTTTTTTATTAGGCGTTTTCTCTTTTTATTTGATACTTTTCAATTTTGTTATACAAATGGCTTCTTTGAATATCTATTTCTTCTGCTGTTTTTGAAATATTCCAATTATGCCTGTTTAGTTTATGTTCAATAAACAGCTTCTCCATATGCTCTTTAAAATCCTGAAACTTTTTGTGATTTTTAAAGAAATCAGAACTATTAGCCACAACCGACTGCCCCTGATTTACAAACTTTTTTACTTCTTCTTCAGAGATTCTCTTATCTGAAAGTATGATTAACCTTTCAATAACATTTCGAAGTTCTCTGATATTTCCTGTCCAATTAAGTTTTCTCAACTCTTCAAGTGCGGCAGGTGTGATTGTTTTTACAGGCATGCCGTAATCTTCGCAAATTTCTTTCACAAATTTTTCTGAAAGAAGCGGAACATCTTCATTTCTGTCATTTAATGAAGGAACGTGAATGAGAATTACACTGAGTCGGTGATACAAATCCATTCGAAATTTATTTGCATCAATTTCCTCTATGAGGTTTTTATTAGTTGCTGCAATTACGCGAACATCAACAGTTAATTCCTTGTCACCTCCAACCCGCATAATTTTACTTTCTTGCAATGCCCTGAGAACTTTTGCCTGAGCAGATAAACTCATGTCTCCAATCTCATCTAAAAACAAAGTCCCTCCATTTGCTTGTTCAAATTTTCCGATTCTTTGTTTAATAGCAGAAGTAAAGGCTCCTTTTTCATGCCCGAATAATTCACTTTCAATTAGTTCAGCCGGTATTGCAGCACAGTTTACTTCAATTAAAGGACCGGATGCTCTGTGACTTTTTTCATGAATCCAGCGGGCAACCAATTCTTTACCCGTACCATTGTCACCGGTTATGAGAACACGGGCTTCTGTTGGGGCTACTTTTTCTATGGTATCTTTAATCTTTTTTATAGCTGGAGAATCCCCTATAATTTCTCGTGTTTTTGATACTTTTCGCTTTAAAACTTTAGTTTCTAAAATAAGTGAAC from Chitinophagaceae bacterium encodes:
- the lpdA gene encoding dihydrolipoyl dehydrogenase; the protein is MNYDVIVIGSGPGGYVAAIRAAQLDLKVAVIEKAELGGVCLNWGCIPTKALLKSAQVFEYLNHAEDYGIKLGKAEVDFSSMVKRSRGSADKMSKGIQFLMKKNKIEVIEGTAKLKKDKSVEVEQKDGKKKDYKAKNIIIATGARSRELPSIKQDGEKVIGYRKAMVLEKQPKSMVIVGAGAIGVEFAYFYNSIGTEVTLVEYMPNIVPAEDTDISKELTRIFKKKGIKIMTETSVESIDTSGKNCKVKIKGPKKEETIEAEIVLSAAGVSPNVEGIGLEELNIKQEKSGHIVVDEFYKTSVDGIYAIGDVIPGPALAHVASAEGILCVEKIAGQNPEPIKYENVPACTYCHPEIASVGLTEAQAKEKGYELKIGRFPFSASGKASAAGHTEGFIKLIFDAKYGEWLGAHFIGANVTEMIAEAVVAKNLETTGHEIIKSIHPHPTMSEAIMEAAAAAYDEVIHL
- a CDS encoding sigma-54-dependent Fis family transcriptional regulator, producing MAKILIVDDEKMIRTTLREILEYEGYTVEEAVDGEEGLSKIKSGNYDLVLLDIKMPKKDGVEVLEEAMDIVQETPFLMISGHANIETAVDCVKKGAFDFISKPPDLNRLLITIRNALDKSSLILETKVLKRKVSKTREIIGDSPAIKKIKDTIEKVAPTEARVLITGDNGTGKELVARWIHEKSHRASGPLIEVNCAAIPAELIESELFGHEKGAFTSAIKQRIGKFEQANGGTLFLDEIGDMSLSAQAKVLRALQESKIMRVGGDKELTVDVRVIAATNKNLIEEIDANKFRMDLYHRLSVILIHVPSLNDRNEDVPLLSEKFVKEICEDYGMPVKTITPAALEELRKLNWTGNIRELRNVIERLIILSDKRISEEEVKKFVNQGQSVVANSSDFFKNHKKFQDFKEHMEKLFIEHKLNRHNWNISKTAEEIDIQRSHLYNKIEKYQIKRENA